The Syntrophorhabdaceae bacterium DNA window TTTTCATATGCGCAGATCATCTTCTGTGCGAGCCTCACCCGATCCGTCTCATGAAGGAGGTGGAATTGGATTCCCTGCTCCCTGACCGCCGTATGGAGCTTGACCGGCACACTGAATTCCCCGAAATGGATAAAGCCCTTCCAGATCGCTTTTCCCGCCATTACCTCTCCTCTCGCGTCCAAAAAATCCTGCCGGGGTGATGCTTCAGGCAAGGAGATGAATCAGGCCTTCCGGGTAAGGGTCATCTCCATCATCTTCTCTTCCTTGCCGCTTTTTCCGGTGATCGAGGCCTCGTAGAGGACCGTGCGGTCATCCCTGATCCTCATTATGCTGCGCCACCGGGTCGCGCCCTGAACCGGGTCGTCATAACGGCTCTCCTGAATGATGCTCTTTCCGTCCGGACCTTCGGACCCTTCGAAGCAGTAAATGCCGCTGCCCATATTATCGATCCAGACGGAGCCATACCGCCCCGTATAATTATTATATCCGATGATGTTGATGCCGGTAAATTTTTTCCCCATCATATCTCCACCATACACCTGCTCCAAAAAGAGCCCGTCCATGATCATTTTTTGCTCGCACGTGCCGGTGGCCTCCATGGGCGGCTTGCCCGGCTCCATCCAAAAAACGGTCTTCGTAGTCCAACTCCCCTCCAGCGCGGCAAGAAGTTTATGAGGGTCTCCCGGGATGGCAAGCTTCTCATAAATTTCCATCATTTCCTTTACGTCCATCTTCGCTCCCTGTGATTCCGCCATTTTATACCTCCTTATGAAAGGCCGGTACGGAGGACTTTCGGAGGAAAATGACAGAATCCCCTCGCTTTTTGCGCGGCCTCTCCATTGGCTAACATAAGCACTTCGATTATTTTTTGCAAAGGGGACATGCGACGGATCTCCGTTAACCGGAGGGGTGAGGTTCTTGTTTAAAAGCGGTTCATGACCTCGATAACCTTTAATATCTCATCTTCCTGATGGAAAAACGAGATAGGGAGGCTCAAGATGGTTTTATGGATCTCTTCCGAAACAGGGTAAGGCCCATCATCGACAACCCCAATAAGTGCGTCCTGCCTGTGGGGAGGGAGGGGATAATGGATATCCGTCTTCACCCCTTCATTCAAAAGATAATCTCTCAGCCTGTCGCGCTCGGGATGGCGGATCGAATAGATGTGGTAGACATCGAAGAAATCTTCTTTTACCTCGGGCTTTATGAAGTCTTCTTTCAGATAATCGTGGTAGAGCCGGGCAAGATCTCTCTTGTGGCCGTTGATCTCATCCAGCTTTTTTAATTTGATCGAAAGGAATCCGGCCTGGATCTCATCGAGACGGGAATTAAACCCCACGAGCTCGTTTCTATAGCGCATCCCGGACCCGTAGTTTCTCAGCTTCCTGATCTTTTCGGCCAGCTCGTCGTCGCCCGTGGTGATCCCGCCCCCGTCTCCGAGGGCGCCCAAATTCTTGGTGGGATAGAAACTGAAGGCCC harbors:
- a CDS encoding DUF1579 domain-containing protein → MAESQGAKMDVKEMMEIYEKLAIPGDPHKLLAALEGSWTTKTVFWMEPGKPPMEATGTCEQKMIMDGLFLEQVYGGDMMGKKFTGINIIGYNNYTGRYGSVWIDNMGSGIYCFEGSEGPDGKSIIQESRYDDPVQGATRWRSIMRIRDDRTVLYEASITGKSGKEEKMMEMTLTRKA
- a CDS encoding DegT/DnrJ/EryC1/StrS family aminotransferase gives rise to the protein MIEYENLGQFNRPFFDELLGSFRDSLERGWFVLGKKVEGFEKEFAAYTGCRHCVGVGSGLDALILSLLALGLEKGTEVIVPSNTYIATILAVIHAGLKPVLVEPDIKSYNLDPAKIGEKITPRTGALLVTHLYGKVCDMGPIMETAAAHGLRVVEDCAQAHGAKYRSKKAGAFGDFGAFSFYPTKNLGALGDGGGITTGDDELAEKIRKLRNYGSGMRYRNELVGFNSRLDEIQAGFLSIKLKKLDEINGHKRDLARLYHDYLKEDFIKPEVKEDFFDVYHIYSIRHPERDRLRDYLLNEGVKTDIHYPLPPHRQDALIGVVDDGPYPVSEEIHKTILSLPISFFHQEDEILKVIEVMNRF